One Papaver somniferum cultivar HN1 chromosome 10, ASM357369v1, whole genome shotgun sequence genomic window carries:
- the LOC113318661 gene encoding uncharacterized protein LOC113318661 isoform X1: MDKNTTAEEKTGLRSGVELVKSGSDKLLRPSARYTVSKADASDFSDREKGRYTLIKDSDDHPLGLYDKPLPCFGCGIGWFSFLLGFLIPLMWYYATILYFGNYYRKDPRERAGLAASAIAALICTVVLIVTALVLSIF; this comes from the exons ATGGATAAAA ATACTACTGCTGAAGAGAAGACGGGTTTAAGGAGTGGTGTCGAGTTGGTGAAATCTGGTTCAGATAAGCTTCTGAGACCGTCCGCCAGATATACAGTGTCTAAAG CAGATGCTAGTGATTTCAGTGACCGTGAAAAAGGTAGATATACCCTGATCAAAGATTCAGATGACCACCCTCTAGGATTGTATGACAAACCGCTTCCGTGTTTTGGCTGTGGGATTGGATGGTTCTC CTTCCTACTTGGATTTCTGATACCTCTAATGTGGTACTACGCGACGATACTCTACTTCGGGAATTACTACCGCAAGGACCCAAGGGAAAGAGCTGGTCTTGCTGCCTCTGCCATTGCT GCTTTGATATGTACAGTTGTGTTGATAGTCACGGCTCTTGTTCTCAGTATATTCTGA
- the LOC113318661 gene encoding uncharacterized protein LOC113318661 isoform X2 — translation MDKNTTAEEKTGLRSGVELVKSGSDKLLRPSARYTVSKDASDFSDREKGRYTLIKDSDDHPLGLYDKPLPCFGCGIGWFSFLLGFLIPLMWYYATILYFGNYYRKDPRERAGLAASAIAALICTVVLIVTALVLSIF, via the exons ATGGATAAAA ATACTACTGCTGAAGAGAAGACGGGTTTAAGGAGTGGTGTCGAGTTGGTGAAATCTGGTTCAGATAAGCTTCTGAGACCGTCCGCCAGATATACAGTGTCTAAAG ATGCTAGTGATTTCAGTGACCGTGAAAAAGGTAGATATACCCTGATCAAAGATTCAGATGACCACCCTCTAGGATTGTATGACAAACCGCTTCCGTGTTTTGGCTGTGGGATTGGATGGTTCTC CTTCCTACTTGGATTTCTGATACCTCTAATGTGGTACTACGCGACGATACTCTACTTCGGGAATTACTACCGCAAGGACCCAAGGGAAAGAGCTGGTCTTGCTGCCTCTGCCATTGCT GCTTTGATATGTACAGTTGTGTTGATAGTCACGGCTCTTGTTCTCAGTATATTCTGA
- the LOC113318659 gene encoding UBP1-associated proteins 1C-like, giving the protein MVWFQCETCGENLKKPKLPNHFRCCSAYKLSCIDCGVTFSQESVQAHTQCISETEKYGPKGAVKPGSNTPASAKSNAKKKPDVDTNVGLSTRPPWNCSLCKTSATSQQTLLLHAEGKKHGAKARAFYASQQPPKPAEESTPNVTDSTVEAPKEESLTKEDLPTDSVKVSKKKRKIDSSVNGNSDKPVESTEVEVEEKKKKVKKENGSAKKSEDTDEETADTNEAGTKKIKWKKVITSVLKAQTNTNCALEKRKLQKAVINTLIETNCVAADIDAKRRKELKEMVMQQVQSSSKFSLDLNHIVKLSKKE; this is encoded by the exons ATGGTTTGGTTTCAGTGTGAAACTTGTggtgagaatttgaagaaaccaaAGTTACCTAACCATTTCAGATGTTGCTCTGCTTACAAG TTATCGTGTATTGATTGTGGAGTAACATTTAGTCAAGAATCTGTTCAAGCTCATACTCAGTGCATTTCTGAAACG GAGAAATATGGTCCAAAGGGGGCTGTGAAGCCTGGGAGTAATACACCAGCTTCTGCTAAGTCGAATGCCAAGAAGAAACCTGATGTCGATACTAATGTGGGTTTATCTACTCGACCCCCGTGGAATTGTAG CCTCTGCAAAACTAGCGCCACTAGTCAGCAGACTTTGTTGCTTCATGCTGAAGGAAAAAAACACGGGGCCAAAGCTAGAGCTTTCTATGCTTCTCAGCAACCACCTAAGCCAGCAGAAGAGTCCACTCCAAATGTCACTGATTCTACTGTTGAAGCTCCAAAGGAAGAGTCACTTACTAAAGAAGACCTACCTACTGACTCTGTCaaagtgtcgaagaagaagaggaaaattgATTCATCTGTTAATGGCAACTCTGATAAACCAGTTGAAAGCACTGAGGTAGAagttgaagaaaaaaagaaaaaggtaaaGAAGGAAAATGGTTCTGCAAAGAAAAGTGAAGATACAGATGAGGAAACTGCAGATACTAATGAAGCTGGCACCAAGAAAATTAAGTGGAAGAAGGTGATTACATCGGTCTTAAAAGCG CAAACTAATACTAATTGTGCTTTGGAGAAACGGAAACTTCAAAAAGCTGTTATAAATACCTTGATAGAAACCAACTGTGTGGCGGCAGACATTGACGCTAAACGTCGGAAGGAGCTGAAGGAAATGGTTATGCAGCAG GTTCAATCCAGTTCAAAGTTCTCATTGGATTTAAATCATATTGTCAAATTGTCGAAAAAAGAATGA